The following coding sequences are from one Dehalococcoidales bacterium window:
- a CDS encoding cytidylate kinase family protein, whose translation ESRLRRCRRRAPEDERLSDSQLKAQIKAVDKNRARYYKFFTNRKWGEKENYTLCINTSTLVIKDLALPLAELLKTILDCNNDQAT comes from the coding sequence GAGTCCCGGCTCCGGCGCTGCCGTCGCCGGGCACCGGAAGACGAACGGTTGTCAGATTCCCAATTGAAAGCCCAGATCAAAGCTGTCGATAAGAACAGGGCACGGTATTACAAATTTTTCACCAACCGAAAATGGGGCGAGAAAGAGAATTACACGCTTTGCATCAACACATCAACCTTGGTTATCAAAGACCTTGCCTTACCACTTGCCGAGCTGCTTAAAACCATCCTGGATTGCAACAATGATCAAGCGACTTAG